A DNA window from Actinokineospora baliensis contains the following coding sequences:
- a CDS encoding type I polyketide synthase produces MTENAAVPVITVHGLVDRVLTQRSAESVAVVEGNRQVSYADLDRMAQRVSSWLLATGVGSGSLVALHLRRGPELFAAMLGVMRVGACYVPMDTADPAARLRAIADDAAITVLITEPGLDAPFPARTLLVDDALMDSVPPDGPSRAATDVDAPVYTIFTSGSTGRPKGVPMTHRSLVNLLWWHERERPGSNQARTAQVCAASFDFSFHEVFSTLCFGGTLVVADEQTRRDPHALADFLERQGIERLFAPVSTLTQLAEAARGRTTALPVRDVVTTGERLRTTPALRAFFQRTDGGRLHNHYGATEFQDATTHTLDGDPAGWPDAVPIGKPIAGVEVHVLDDDLTPVPEGELYIGGVGVAGGYLNRPDLTTERFLDNPFGAGRLYRTGDIGRISPDGTVEHLGRADDQVKVGGVRVEPGEVEAVLESHADVREAVVVAQRVAGRERLVAHVLAPSAVDGTLPRRLHRYLSDRLPRYLVPEAYEVLDAMPRTASGKTDRRALLPPEVLERLSDDPVVAARTGTERLLSEVWQELLGLDEVSTTDNFFDIGGTSLHLVALRDALAERTGGAFSLVDLFSHPTIRGLAAHLDREAPALAPRERSAAGGDIAIIGMAGRFPGAGDTAAFWRDLVAGVESVSALDELDQVDPALLDNPDYVRAAAALPDIDRFDAAFFDINAKEAAAIDPQHRLFLECAWEAFEDAGYRPGAEHGAVGVFAGSSMSTYLVNNLTRGASGPFIEADMAQFQAKLGNDRNYLPTRVSYKLDLRGPSVAVQTACSTSLVAVHLACQSLRSGESDMALAGGVSVIVPQRGGYLYEEGMVRSRDGHCRAFDAEADGTLFGNGCGVVLLKPLAKALSDGDRVIAVVKGSAVNNDGSVKVGFTAPSVRRQAEVVADALADAGVPAGSVGYVEAHGTGTAIGDPIEVAALNAAFQLDGPLPAGSCVLGSVKTNIGHLDEAAGIAGLVKAALAVEHGTVPPTVHFTRPNPEIDFAAGPFFVSAEPTPWPEWATTRRAGVSSFGMGGTNCHVVLEQAPPQQEVTTAPGPHVLTVSAKSAQALRELIARYTEHLTTHPDLAMSDVCATAAAGRQVFSHRFAAVVSTTADALQALESSIEEPRRSKVAFLFSGQGSQYAGMGLALYEEHPVFRAAIEECAALLSGLFDLHAVLADETAINDTAHAQPALFAIEYALAKLWLSWGVRPEALLGHSVGEFVAAHLAGVFSLTGAITLVAHRGRLMQALDEPGRMVSVAAAESAVVELVEQHTEVAIAAVNSPGSTVISGRAEQVEQVQAELERRGVRCKELIVSHAFHSPLMRPMLAEFATIAGGVTYHEPTIPVISNATGAVAGPEIATAEYWVDHVLNTVRFGDGVRTLIESGVDVFIEVSPRPTLLSHIEADALLVPSLRQGQGAEQLLRGARDLFAAGVDIDLAALYERKGHHKVALPTYPWQRERHWIDAPTTHQPTAGGPLIGQRLDIADSDDIRFQATLGPKTLSWLGDHRVFQSIVMPGVAFLETALAAHHEAFGGAGAVVRDFFVHRAMSFADAGALREVQIALLPDGLRIHSRVPGDRQWTLHASGATGSPDSPLAAEPLAALRERFTNEVPVEEIYQGEREREIDLGELFWATERLWRDGTACLSEIALPAALRGETKHRIHPVLLEACFLALTVTYPEKYGRRTYVPVGVEKLTLHAKVGTHAWCHARLRPSDSETPETLHGDVDLFDADGSLVLTMEGILLKLATRQAMLGTEAWRDWLYTTQWEEAPAAKVSTDRPLVVTGGAFAHLGDAAKSATPGRAVLYCLPAESSSTDAAELATPLLDVVRDLADSGSKLVVVTRGAQPAGTRAVASPAQTALWGLGRVIALEHPDLGLTLIDLDESTPASVVLDELSSDEPQVAYENGTRYVARLSRETAPGTGPTLSPDGMYLITGGLGGLGLETARLLHRQGARHLVLVSRSAPGPDAEKVIAELRAAGTEVRTAAVDVSDETALKELLDGLSDLRGVFHLAGVLDDGVLAQQTPERFRTVLGAKADAAWHLHRLTDNLDLFVLFSSISSALGSPGQGNYATANAFLDGLAEYRRGLGLPALAVQWGSWAETGMSARAGLNDKLTSLGEGVIPTEEGVAALASLLGTNGVRAVLPIDWQRFLKHQLTVPPVLSRFQTKNDDNTFRDRLEAAPQEQRRDLLAAEVREQVVRSIGTDNGLGPDVGFFSLGLDSLSSIELRNRLQTALGQRLGQTVVFDHPTLSSLTDHLVSELGLTDTDDVARLLAAKLGLGVL; encoded by the coding sequence ATGACCGAGAACGCCGCTGTGCCAGTGATCACAGTGCACGGACTCGTGGACCGGGTGCTCACCCAGCGTTCGGCTGAATCGGTCGCGGTGGTCGAGGGCAACCGCCAAGTGAGTTACGCCGACCTCGACCGGATGGCGCAACGGGTCTCGTCCTGGTTACTGGCGACGGGTGTCGGGTCGGGTTCCTTGGTGGCACTGCACTTGCGCCGCGGTCCTGAGCTGTTCGCCGCGATGCTCGGGGTCATGCGGGTGGGCGCGTGCTACGTCCCGATGGACACCGCCGACCCGGCGGCCCGGCTGCGCGCGATCGCCGACGACGCTGCCATCACCGTGTTGATCACCGAACCCGGCCTGGACGCGCCATTCCCCGCGCGCACCCTGCTCGTGGACGACGCGCTCATGGACAGTGTGCCGCCGGACGGTCCCAGCCGCGCGGCCACCGACGTCGACGCCCCGGTCTACACGATCTTCACCTCCGGCTCGACCGGGCGCCCCAAGGGTGTCCCGATGACACACCGGTCGCTGGTCAACCTGCTGTGGTGGCACGAACGCGAACGGCCGGGCAGCAACCAGGCGCGTACCGCGCAGGTGTGCGCGGCGAGCTTCGACTTCTCCTTCCACGAGGTGTTCTCCACGCTGTGCTTCGGCGGAACGCTCGTCGTCGCCGACGAGCAGACCCGCCGGGACCCGCACGCGCTCGCGGATTTCCTTGAACGGCAGGGAATCGAGCGGCTGTTCGCCCCGGTGTCCACGCTGACCCAGTTGGCCGAGGCCGCACGTGGGCGCACTACCGCACTGCCCGTCCGCGACGTGGTGACCACCGGGGAGCGGTTGCGCACGACCCCGGCGCTGCGGGCGTTCTTCCAGCGCACGGACGGCGGCAGGCTGCACAACCACTACGGCGCCACGGAATTCCAGGACGCCACGACGCACACCCTCGACGGCGACCCCGCCGGGTGGCCGGACGCGGTACCGATCGGCAAGCCCATCGCCGGGGTCGAGGTGCACGTCCTCGACGACGACCTCACCCCGGTGCCCGAGGGCGAGCTCTACATCGGCGGTGTGGGTGTCGCAGGCGGCTACCTCAACCGCCCGGACCTGACCACAGAGCGCTTTCTGGACAACCCCTTCGGGGCAGGGCGGCTCTACCGCACGGGTGATATCGGCCGGATCTCCCCTGACGGAACGGTGGAACACCTGGGGCGTGCCGACGACCAGGTGAAGGTCGGCGGCGTCCGGGTCGAGCCGGGTGAGGTGGAGGCCGTCCTCGAGTCGCACGCCGACGTCCGGGAAGCGGTCGTGGTGGCTCAGCGGGTCGCCGGGCGGGAGCGGCTGGTCGCGCACGTGCTGGCCCCGAGCGCGGTCGACGGGACCTTGCCGCGGCGACTGCACCGGTACCTCTCCGACCGGCTGCCCCGGTACCTGGTCCCGGAGGCGTACGAGGTGCTCGACGCGATGCCGCGCACCGCGAGCGGTAAGACCGACCGCCGCGCCCTGCTGCCCCCGGAGGTGCTCGAGCGACTCTCCGACGATCCCGTCGTGGCCGCCCGCACGGGCACCGAACGCCTGCTCAGCGAGGTGTGGCAGGAGCTGCTGGGGCTCGACGAGGTCAGCACGACGGACAACTTCTTCGACATCGGCGGAACCTCGCTGCACCTGGTCGCGCTGCGGGACGCGCTCGCCGAGCGGACCGGGGGCGCGTTCTCCCTGGTCGACCTGTTCAGCCATCCCACCATCAGGGGGTTGGCTGCCCACTTGGACCGGGAAGCGCCCGCGCTCGCACCGCGCGAGCGGTCCGCGGCAGGCGGGGACATCGCGATCATCGGCATGGCGGGCAGGTTTCCCGGCGCGGGCGACACAGCAGCGTTCTGGCGGGATCTGGTCGCGGGCGTGGAATCCGTGAGTGCCCTCGACGAACTCGACCAAGTGGACCCGGCTCTGCTGGACAACCCCGACTACGTGCGAGCAGCCGCGGCGCTGCCCGACATCGACCGGTTCGACGCGGCGTTCTTCGACATCAACGCCAAAGAGGCGGCCGCGATCGACCCGCAGCACCGGCTGTTCCTGGAATGCGCGTGGGAGGCCTTCGAAGACGCCGGGTACCGACCGGGCGCAGAGCACGGCGCTGTGGGGGTCTTCGCCGGGTCGAGCATGAGCACGTACCTGGTGAACAACCTCACCCGAGGCGCGAGCGGCCCCTTCATAGAGGCGGATATGGCCCAGTTCCAGGCGAAGCTGGGCAACGACCGCAACTACTTGCCGACTCGGGTCTCTTACAAGCTCGACCTGCGCGGGCCGAGCGTTGCGGTGCAGACAGCGTGCTCGACATCGTTGGTGGCGGTGCACCTCGCGTGCCAGAGCCTGCGGTCGGGCGAGAGCGACATGGCGCTCGCGGGCGGTGTTTCGGTGATTGTGCCGCAGCGCGGCGGGTACCTCTATGAAGAGGGCATGGTCCGGTCCCGCGACGGGCATTGCCGTGCCTTTGACGCGGAGGCCGACGGGACGCTGTTCGGCAACGGGTGCGGCGTGGTGTTGCTTAAGCCGTTGGCGAAGGCTCTATCAGACGGTGACCGGGTGATCGCGGTGGTCAAGGGGTCCGCAGTCAACAACGACGGGTCGGTGAAGGTCGGGTTCACCGCGCCTAGTGTGCGGCGCCAGGCCGAGGTGGTGGCCGACGCCCTGGCCGACGCCGGGGTACCCGCCGGATCGGTCGGGTACGTGGAGGCGCACGGCACGGGGACGGCGATCGGGGATCCCATCGAGGTGGCGGCGCTGAACGCGGCGTTCCAACTCGATGGTCCACTTCCGGCGGGGAGTTGTGTGCTGGGGTCGGTGAAGACCAACATCGGGCACCTCGACGAGGCCGCCGGGATCGCCGGGCTGGTCAAGGCGGCGCTGGCGGTCGAGCACGGCACGGTGCCGCCGACAGTGCACTTCACCAGGCCCAACCCGGAGATCGACTTCGCGGCGGGTCCGTTCTTCGTCTCCGCCGAGCCGACACCGTGGCCGGAGTGGGCGACGACCCGGCGGGCCGGGGTGAGTTCGTTCGGCATGGGCGGGACGAACTGCCACGTCGTGCTGGAGCAGGCGCCGCCGCAGCAAGAGGTCACCACCGCGCCAGGCCCGCACGTGCTGACCGTGAGCGCTAAGTCCGCGCAGGCACTGCGAGAGCTCATCGCCCGGTACACCGAGCACCTCACTACGCATCCCGACCTCGCGATGTCCGATGTGTGCGCGACGGCCGCGGCGGGCAGGCAGGTGTTCAGCCACAGGTTCGCGGCTGTGGTCTCAACAACCGCAGACGCACTGCAGGCTCTGGAGTCCTCTATAGAGGAGCCACGTCGGTCGAAGGTCGCGTTCCTGTTCAGCGGGCAGGGATCGCAGTACGCGGGTATGGGACTGGCTCTCTACGAAGAGCATCCGGTGTTCCGCGCGGCTATAGAAGAGTGCGCGGCACTTCTGTCCGGACTGTTCGACCTGCACGCGGTTCTCGCGGACGAGACGGCGATCAACGACACCGCGCACGCGCAGCCCGCGTTGTTCGCCATTGAGTACGCCTTGGCGAAGCTGTGGCTGTCATGGGGCGTGCGACCGGAGGCGCTGCTCGGTCACAGCGTGGGCGAGTTCGTTGCCGCGCATCTGGCCGGGGTGTTCTCGTTGACCGGCGCGATCACGCTGGTGGCCCATCGGGGTCGGCTCATGCAGGCCTTGGACGAGCCGGGCCGGATGGTGTCGGTGGCCGCTGCGGAATCGGCAGTGGTCGAACTCGTCGAGCAGCACACCGAGGTAGCGATCGCGGCGGTGAACTCGCCGGGATCGACCGTGATATCAGGTCGCGCCGAACAGGTCGAGCAGGTCCAGGCGGAGCTGGAGCGTCGTGGTGTGCGGTGTAAGGAGCTCATCGTCTCGCATGCGTTCCACTCGCCTCTTATGCGACCCATGCTGGCGGAGTTCGCGACGATCGCGGGCGGGGTGACCTATCACGAGCCAACGATTCCGGTCATCTCCAACGCGACCGGCGCTGTCGCGGGGCCGGAGATCGCGACTGCTGAGTACTGGGTCGACCACGTGCTCAACACGGTCCGGTTCGGTGATGGTGTCCGCACTCTCATCGAGTCTGGCGTAGACGTGTTCATAGAGGTGTCACCTCGACCTACGCTGCTGTCCCACATAGAGGCTGATGCCCTGCTTGTGCCATCGCTCCGACAGGGCCAAGGGGCAGAGCAGTTGCTGCGCGGCGCAAGAGATCTGTTCGCGGCTGGGGTCGATATCGACCTTGCAGCGCTCTATGAGCGCAAGGGGCACCACAAGGTTGCGTTGCCTACGTACCCGTGGCAGCGGGAGCGGCACTGGATCGACGCGCCAACCACGCACCAACCCACAGCTGGCGGTCCTCTCATCGGTCAGCGCTTGGACATCGCCGACAGCGATGACATCCGGTTCCAGGCCACGCTCGGTCCGAAGACACTGTCGTGGTTGGGTGACCACCGGGTGTTCCAGTCGATTGTCATGCCCGGCGTGGCGTTCCTGGAGACCGCTCTGGCCGCCCACCACGAGGCGTTCGGCGGTGCGGGCGCGGTGGTGCGCGACTTCTTCGTGCACCGCGCGATGAGCTTCGCCGACGCGGGTGCCCTGCGCGAGGTGCAGATCGCACTGCTACCTGACGGTCTGCGGATCCACTCGCGTGTTCCCGGCGATCGCCAGTGGACGTTGCACGCCTCCGGCGCGACCGGTTCACCTGACTCACCGCTGGCTGCGGAGCCTCTCGCTGCGTTGCGCGAGCGGTTCACCAACGAGGTCCCGGTCGAGGAGATCTACCAGGGTGAGCGGGAACGGGAAATCGACCTGGGTGAGCTGTTCTGGGCGACCGAACGGCTGTGGCGGGACGGCACCGCCTGCCTGTCGGAGATAGCGCTGCCAGCCGCTCTGCGCGGCGAGACCAAGCACCGAATCCATCCGGTGCTGCTAGAGGCCTGTTTCCTCGCTCTTACAGTCACCTACCCAGAGAAGTACGGCAGGCGCACCTATGTGCCGGTGGGTGTCGAGAAGTTGACTCTGCACGCCAAGGTCGGCACTCACGCTTGGTGTCACGCCCGGCTTCGGCCTAGTGACAGCGAAACCCCGGAGACCTTGCACGGCGACGTAGACCTCTTCGACGCCGATGGCTCTCTAGTGCTCACCATGGAGGGCATCCTCCTGAAACTGGCCACTAGGCAAGCGATGCTCGGCACAGAGGCCTGGCGTGACTGGCTCTACACCACGCAGTGGGAGGAGGCGCCCGCAGCAAAAGTGTCAACCGACCGACCGCTGGTGGTGACAGGGGGCGCCTTCGCCCACCTCGGCGATGCCGCTAAGAGCGCAACCCCGGGGCGGGCGGTCCTCTATTGCCTTCCGGCCGAGTCTTCGAGCACCGACGCAGCAGAGCTCGCCACTCCCCTGCTCGACGTCGTCCGCGACTTGGCGGACAGCGGTTCGAAGCTCGTCGTAGTCACCCGTGGCGCGCAACCCGCTGGGACTCGAGCTGTGGCCAGCCCAGCCCAAACGGCTCTATGGGGGCTAGGCAGAGTTATCGCGCTGGAGCACCCAGACCTCGGCCTCACCTTGATCGACCTCGACGAGTCCACCCCGGCCTCTGTCGTGCTCGATGAGCTGTCGAGCGATGAGCCGCAGGTCGCCTACGAGAACGGCACTCGCTATGTCGCCCGCCTGAGCCGCGAGACCGCGCCCGGGACAGGTCCTACCCTCAGTCCGGATGGGATGTACCTCATCACCGGCGGCCTAGGTGGTCTTGGCCTGGAGACCGCTCGGCTGCTGCACCGCCAAGGCGCCAGGCACCTCGTGCTGGTCAGCCGTTCGGCACCTGGTCCAGACGCCGAGAAGGTCATCGCCGAGCTGCGAGCCGCAGGCACCGAGGTCCGCACCGCGGCCGTTGATGTCTCCGACGAGACGGCCCTCAAGGAGCTCCTGGACGGCCTCAGCGATCTCCGAGGTGTGTTCCACCTGGCCGGGGTACTCGACGACGGTGTGCTCGCCCAGCAGACCCCCGAACGGTTCCGGACCGTTCTGGGTGCCAAAGCGGACGCGGCCTGGCACCTGCACCGGTTGACCGACAACCTGGACCTCTTCGTCCTGTTCTCCTCGATCAGCTCGGCGCTGGGCTCGCCCGGCCAGGGCAACTACGCCACCGCAAACGCTTTCCTGGACGGCTTGGCCGAGTACCGACGCGGACTTGGGCTACCCGCGCTGGCTGTGCAGTGGGGTTCGTGGGCCGAGACCGGCATGAGCGCCCGCGCGGGCTTGAACGACAAGCTGACCTCCCTTGGCGAAGGTGTCATCCCGACCGAGGAAGGTGTGGCGGCACTGGCATCCCTGCTCGGAACCAATGGCGTGCGAGCAGTACTACCGATCGACTGGCAGCGGTTCTTGAAGCACCAGCTCACTGTGCCGCCGGTTCTGTCGCGGTTCCAGACCAAGAACGACGACAACACGTTCCGCGATCGCCTAGAGGCCGCGCCACAGGAGCAGCGACGTGACCTGCTGGCAGCGGAGGTACGCGAGCAGGTCGTCCGCAGCATCGGTACCGACAACGGCCTAGGGCCGGATGTGGGCTTCTTCTCGCTAGGGCTGGACTCACTCAGCTCGATCGAACTGCGCAATCGCCTCCAGACAGCGCTAGGGCAGCGCCTGGGGCAGACGGTCGTCTTCGACCACCCGACGCTGTCGAGCCTGACCGACCACCTTGTCTCTGAGCTGGGCCTGACCGACACCGACGACGTTGCCCGGCTCTTGGCGGCCAAGCTCGGACTGGGGGTCTTATGA
- a CDS encoding type I polyketide synthase codes for MNSPNYDALLRKALARIEHLESELQAAKVTAPEPVAVVGIGCRFPGAEGPAEFWRLLVEGRDAITEVPPDRWDINAYYDPDPDKPGRMSTRYGGFVPNPAGFDTAAFGISAREAASIDPQQRMLLEVTWRAFEHAGMPVKDLPERTGVYVGISNVDYREAMVLHGEDNIDGYFSSGSTTSTASGRLSYFLGLTGPSLSIDTACSSSAVALHLAVRDLRAGTCDVAVAGGVNQILTPHETISLSKARMMAPDGRCKPFSAAANGYVRAEGCGMVVLKRLSDAERDGDNILAVVLGSATNQDGRRSGLTVPHGPSQQAVIREALRDAGVSPIEVGYIETHGTGTALGDPIEAGALGAVFGERERPLVLGAVKSNLGHLESAAGIAGVIKAVLSVQHGLVPPNLHFDEPSEFVDWSLPLRVPTAAEEWPQGRRVAGVSSFGFSGSNCHIVLAGGETAPMPANTNRSAAVVTVSAASESALRAAQRQLAEHATIGSAYTANTARSHFEHRAAVVVTSDGEVTIKTGRAGQTPPKVAFVFTGQGAQHPRMGGWLMRGSTVFGDIIRECDEVVRPLLGRGLTELLDGEVSEEELARTEYAQPALFAYEYALARMWSSWGVRPTALLGHSVGELVAACVAGMFSLEDALRLVVARGRLMQALPEGGRMVSLRGTREVIEAAIAEYPLVSVAAVNGPQEIVISGDGVQVGGAVERLAEHGVTGRDLRVSHAFHSPLMRPIVDEFTEVLRGITFSAPKVPLVSNVTGQPITSTGPDYWVRHALEPVLFADGVRALADNHVFLEIGPQPVLSALGHGLLPERAWLPSARRTREWEEPATALAELYVRGHPIDWAAYHESPQQRIDLPGYPFQRERHWFAPESTSDNQWLHRVTWEQANPQPPVDTVDNVRFEPEPATGDPATHAHRLATDLLAMVQDIVARSEPPRLHVVTRHAHALSPQETTDPSHTAVWGLLHTIAAEYPELHLTAVDTDDVDSPTSAPFTVIRNGVHHHPRLTPAPAASSVELKRDGTYLVTGGLGGLGLRTAEELAGGGAGTIVLTSRREPTSAQRAKIADIAADVRVHCADISDPNAVEALIEAHGPFQGIVHAAGVVDDAILAQQSAERFHAVLAPKVDGAWHLHQKATDLDFFIAFSSISTFLPTFASGGYAAANAFLDGLMAHRRAAGLPGAAIQWGPWSDIGMAADEVHERSGLLVIDPDRGARLVLSGESVAVVNADWAALSTTTGLAPGFFGVEPVPQQASPSLRGEIGAAKDKVGYLGEQVELILRDVLGARTRLSGQQGFFSMGMDSLMAVEFHSRLTRALELSIPPTVVFKHSTLDDLIPYLADELELSPQEMAEEEDVSAADLVARISRSFSTHVDED; via the coding sequence ATGAACAGCCCCAACTACGACGCACTGCTGCGTAAGGCGCTGGCGCGAATAGAGCACCTGGAGTCCGAGCTCCAAGCGGCGAAGGTGACCGCCCCGGAGCCGGTGGCGGTGGTCGGGATCGGCTGCCGCTTCCCCGGCGCGGAGGGCCCGGCGGAGTTCTGGCGGCTGTTGGTCGAGGGTCGGGACGCGATCACCGAGGTGCCGCCGGATCGATGGGACATCAACGCCTACTACGACCCAGACCCGGACAAACCTGGTCGGATGAGTACCCGGTACGGCGGGTTCGTGCCCAACCCGGCCGGGTTCGACACCGCGGCTTTCGGGATCTCCGCCCGTGAGGCCGCCAGCATCGACCCACAGCAACGGATGCTGCTTGAGGTCACCTGGCGCGCGTTCGAGCACGCGGGGATGCCGGTGAAGGACCTACCAGAGCGCACTGGCGTCTATGTAGGCATCAGCAATGTCGACTACCGCGAGGCGATGGTCCTCCATGGTGAAGACAACATCGACGGCTACTTCAGCTCCGGTAGCACGACCAGCACAGCTAGCGGGCGCCTCTCGTACTTTCTCGGCCTAACGGGTCCGTCGCTGTCTATAGACACCGCGTGCTCCTCGTCTGCGGTCGCGCTGCACCTCGCGGTACGCGACCTGCGGGCGGGCACGTGCGATGTGGCCGTGGCCGGTGGGGTCAACCAGATCCTCACCCCACACGAGACCATCAGCCTGTCCAAGGCCCGGATGATGGCCCCTGACGGCCGTTGCAAGCCGTTCTCCGCTGCGGCGAACGGCTATGTGCGGGCCGAGGGCTGCGGCATGGTTGTTCTTAAGAGGCTGTCGGACGCCGAACGCGACGGGGACAACATCCTCGCGGTGGTGCTGGGCAGCGCGACCAACCAAGACGGCAGGCGTAGCGGTCTAACCGTTCCGCACGGCCCCTCCCAACAGGCCGTCATCCGGGAGGCGCTGCGCGACGCGGGTGTCTCGCCTATAGAGGTCGGCTACATAGAAACCCACGGCACGGGTACTGCCCTGGGAGACCCGATCGAGGCTGGAGCACTGGGCGCTGTCTTCGGAGAGCGGGAGCGCCCTCTCGTGCTGGGGGCGGTGAAGTCGAACCTGGGTCACTTGGAGTCCGCAGCGGGCATCGCGGGTGTGATCAAGGCCGTGCTGTCCGTCCAGCACGGCCTGGTCCCGCCGAACCTGCACTTCGACGAGCCCAGCGAGTTCGTGGACTGGTCACTCCCTCTGCGGGTGCCGACGGCCGCCGAGGAGTGGCCGCAGGGTCGCCGGGTGGCAGGGGTCAGCTCGTTCGGCTTCAGCGGCTCCAACTGCCACATCGTGCTGGCGGGCGGGGAGACGGCCCCCATGCCTGCCAACACAAACCGGTCGGCCGCGGTGGTGACCGTGTCGGCAGCCTCGGAGTCCGCCTTGCGGGCCGCTCAGCGGCAGCTGGCCGAGCACGCCACGATCGGGTCTGCCTACACGGCCAACACCGCGCGCAGCCACTTCGAGCACCGGGCGGCGGTGGTCGTGACTTCGGACGGCGAGGTGACGATCAAGACCGGTCGCGCTGGTCAGACCCCGCCGAAGGTCGCGTTCGTGTTCACCGGGCAGGGCGCGCAGCACCCGAGGATGGGCGGGTGGTTGATGCGCGGCAGCACGGTCTTCGGCGACATCATCCGCGAGTGCGACGAGGTCGTCCGGCCCCTGCTCGGCCGCGGTCTCACCGAACTGCTCGACGGCGAGGTCAGCGAAGAGGAACTCGCCCGCACCGAATACGCCCAGCCCGCGCTGTTCGCCTACGAGTACGCCCTCGCCCGGATGTGGTCCTCGTGGGGCGTGCGCCCGACGGCGTTGCTCGGCCACAGCGTAGGTGAGTTGGTCGCTGCTTGCGTCGCCGGGATGTTCTCGCTGGAAGACGCGCTCCGCCTGGTCGTCGCCAGGGGACGGCTGATGCAGGCCCTGCCCGAGGGCGGCCGGATGGTGTCGCTGCGCGGCACCCGTGAGGTGATCGAGGCGGCCATCGCCGAGTACCCGCTGGTGAGCGTCGCGGCGGTGAACGGGCCCCAGGAGATCGTCATCTCCGGGGACGGGGTGCAGGTGGGCGGTGCCGTCGAACGCTTGGCCGAGCACGGGGTGACCGGACGTGACCTGCGTGTCTCCCACGCTTTCCACTCCCCGCTGATGCGGCCGATCGTGGACGAGTTCACCGAAGTGTTGCGCGGCATCACCTTCTCTGCCCCGAAGGTCCCGCTGGTGTCCAATGTGACCGGTCAGCCGATCACCTCGACGGGCCCGGACTACTGGGTGCGGCACGCGCTGGAACCGGTGTTGTTCGCCGACGGTGTGCGAGCACTGGCCGACAACCACGTGTTCCTGGAGATCGGCCCACAACCGGTGCTGTCGGCTCTCGGCCACGGCCTGCTACCCGAACGCGCGTGGCTGCCGAGTGCACGCCGAACGCGCGAATGGGAGGAGCCCGCCACGGCCCTGGCCGAGCTCTACGTCCGCGGCCACCCCATCGACTGGGCCGCCTACCACGAGTCCCCACAGCAGCGGATCGACCTGCCCGGCTACCCGTTCCAGCGCGAGCGGCACTGGTTCGCACCTGAATCCACTTCGGACAACCAGTGGCTCCACCGGGTCACCTGGGAGCAAGCCAATCCACAGCCCCCTGTGGATACTGTGGACAACGTCCGCTTCGAACCGGAACCCGCCACCGGTGATCCCGCCACGCACGCCCACCGTCTCGCGACCGACCTCCTGGCAATGGTCCAGGACATCGTCGCTCGCTCCGAGCCGCCTCGACTGCACGTGGTCACTCGGCACGCACACGCACTGAGTCCACAAGAGACAACAGATCCTTCGCACACCGCTGTCTGGGGCCTTCTCCACACCATCGCCGCGGAGTACCCCGAACTACACCTCACCGCCGTCGACACCGACGATGTCGACTCGCCGACCAGCGCCCCCTTCACCGTCATCCGCAACGGCGTCCACCACCACCCCAGGCTCACCCCCGCGCCCGCGGCCAGCTCGGTCGAACTGAAGCGGGACGGCACCTACCTGGTCACAGGCGGGCTGGGCGGCCTCGGATTGCGCACAGCCGAGGAGCTCGCCGGAGGCGGTGCGGGCACGATCGTGCTCACCAGCCGCCGCGAGCCGACGAGCGCCCAGCGGGCGAAGATCGCCGACATCGCGGCCGACGTGCGGGTCCACTGCGCCGACATCAGCGATCCGAACGCGGTGGAAGCCCTGATCGAGGCGCACGGGCCATTCCAGGGCATCGTGCACGCCGCTGGCGTGGTGGATGACGCGATCCTGGCGCAGCAGAGCGCCGAGCGGTTCCACGCTGTGCTGGCGCCGAAGGTCGACGGCGCGTGGCACCTGCACCAGAAGGCCACCGATCTGGACTTCTTCATCGCCTTCTCCTCCATCTCGACGTTCCTCCCGACGTTCGCCTCCGGTGGGTATGCCGCCGCGAACGCGTTCCTCGACGGCCTCATGGCGCACCGCAGGGCCGCCGGGTTGCCCGGTGCCGCCATCCAGTGGGGACCGTGGTCGGACATCGGCATGGCTGCGGATGAAGTCCACGAACGGTCTGGATTGCTCGTCATCGACCCGGATCGGGGTGCCCGACTGGTACTGAGCGGCGAGTCGGTGGCGGTGGTCAACGCCGACTGGGCGGCCCTCAGCACGACGACGGGCTTGGCACCCGGCTTCTTCGGTGTCGAGCCTGTGCCGCAACAAGCGAGTCCGTCGCTGCGCGGGGAGATCGGTGCGGCCAAGGACAAGGTGGGCTACCTGGGTGAGCAGGTCGAGCTGATCCTGCGGGACGTGCTGGGTGCGCGCACGCGGCTGAGCGGGCAGCAGGGGTTCTTCAGCATGGGCATGGATTCGCTGATGGCGGTGGAGTTCCACTCCCGGCTGACGAGGGCGCTGGAGCTGTCCATCCCGCCCACGGTCGTCTTCAAGCACTCGACCCTCGACGACCTCATCCCCTACTTGGCGGACGAACTCGAACTGAGTCCACAAGAGATGGCCGAGGAGGAGGACGTGTCCGCCGCCGATCTGGTGGCGCGGATCAGCCGGAGTTTCAGCACGCACGTGGACGAGGACTGA